AACAGAAGGAATTAGCAGATTCAATCAGAGAAAAGGGAATAATTCAACCTGTTTTGGTGCGGACATCTAAGGATGGTTATGAATTAATAGCAGGTGAACGAAGGCTTCAAGCGGCGAAGTCCATTGGATTAGAGCGAATCCCGGCGATAGTGAAGGATGTAGTTGATAGCGAGGCATTAGAAATTGCCTTGATTGAAAACATTCAACGCCAGGATTTGAATCCAATGGAAGAGGCGGATGCTTATCAAAGATTAATCCGTGAATTTAATCTCACACAAGAAGATTTAGCCAAAGAGGTCGGAAAGGATAGAACCACTGTGACGAACACCCTCCGATTATTAAAATTACCTCCTGAAATTCAAGACCATGTTTCTACGGGTATTATTTCGATGGGGCATGCACGGGCAATATTGAGTCTGGAAGTCGAGGCGCAACAATTAGAAGCATCCGAGAAAATTATTAAAAAGGGCTTATCCGTTCGGGAAACTGAAGGATTGGTTAAACGAATGAAAAAAACGAGTGTTTCACGTGAAACATCTCAACCCCCAGAACCAGATGCCACAATTCTTGCCTGTGAAGAGGATTTAATGCGAGCATTAGGGACTAAAGTGAGGATTAAGCAAGAATCAAAAGAGAAAGGAAAAATAGAAATAGAGTTCTATTCTTACTCAGACCTTGAAAGAATAATGGATAGAATTATCCCAAAAGCAGATTTGGTAAATATACCTACTCTGTAAGAGGATAAAAAGTGTAAGCGTTCAGGGTGTCCGTAAGGGAAAATGGAAAAGTAGGGAAAAAAGGGGAAAAATATTAAAGAATTTCATTTCAAATTTTTGGAGTTCTCAATTCCTGAAGCTGTCAGGAACAGGTTTATTGAGGATTGTGTGCTTTGTCAGTATCACAGAATCGAAGAGCAAACGAAGCATCTAAATCTGGGACTCCGTTAAAAAAAAAGGAACTTATTTTTGCAAAAACTGTAAGCATTCAGGTGGTGTAACAAAAGGA
This region of bacterium genomic DNA includes:
- a CDS encoding ParB/RepB/Spo0J family partition protein — encoded protein: MQRIALGKGLDALLPEVKSEGENIREIKISEIMSSRYQPRRYFDVEKQKELADSIREKGIIQPVLVRTSKDGYELIAGERRLQAAKSIGLERIPAIVKDVVDSEALEIALIENIQRQDLNPMEEADAYQRLIREFNLTQEDLAKEVGKDRTTVTNTLRLLKLPPEIQDHVSTGIISMGHARAILSLEVEAQQLEASEKIIKKGLSVRETEGLVKRMKKTSVSRETSQPPEPDATILACEEDLMRALGTKVRIKQESKEKGKIEIEFYSYSDLERIMDRIIPKADLVNIPTL